One Coccinella septempunctata chromosome 1, icCocSept1.1, whole genome shotgun sequence DNA window includes the following coding sequences:
- the LOC123317428 gene encoding turripeptide Lol9.1-like, with amino-acid sequence MVMKLRLFLFIFHIILAASGSFGSGHYHDLDLANGKPCHCTVRLSSLVYSPVCGSDGRTYDNQYKLDCMKKCTAPGLTIAYEGICRGN; translated from the exons ATGGTTATGAAACTGCGTTTGTTTCTTTTCA tatttcacATCATTTTAGCGGCATCTGGTTCCTTCGGTTCGGGACACTATCATGATTTAGATTTGGCCAATGGAAAACCATGTCATTGTACTGTGCGTTTGAGCAGTTTGGTCTACAGCCCAGTCTGTGGTTCTGATGGGAGAACGTATGATAATCAATACAAACTCGACTGCATGAAAAAATGCACAGCACCAG GTTTAACAATTGCTTATGAAGGTATATGTAGAGGAAATTAA